The following are encoded together in the Clostridiisalibacter paucivorans DSM 22131 genome:
- a CDS encoding membrane protein, with amino-acid sequence MAKSVGRKKSFFDGAFGRYLIPGIVLQSVLIGGGYATGREIVAFGAKFGALGWLGGLGIFIGFTLISVLTFEIARIYRTYNYKSLVKQIAGKLSVVYDVIYILLSIIIIAVMSSATGEIVNKTLGLSYWVGVGGVVVLVGILNFYGSWLIERFETYGTIALYIGYIIFSVIVISSTRENIHNVFINTDTSYIQGSIGIGTVLWTGIVYVGYNVVVYPATLFTLERQTKRRETIISGIISGVLMTIPWFMTYFSIMGYYPSKDILEAGVPWLGMLQKAGGSWVIAVFGMVMGWTFIETSTGILHALAERIDGGLREIGKKTMTNSQKAGLTVGVLIFAMGLSKIGIVDLISKGYTLMAYGMILVYAIPLLTIGLYKIIKHDKKTRIL; translated from the coding sequence ATGGCAAAATCAGTTGGAAGAAAAAAGAGTTTCTTTGATGGTGCTTTTGGGCGATATTTGATTCCAGGGATTGTGCTTCAATCAGTCTTAATAGGTGGAGGTTATGCAACTGGTCGTGAAATTGTGGCGTTTGGAGCTAAATTTGGTGCCCTTGGATGGCTTGGAGGATTAGGTATATTTATTGGATTCACTCTTATTAGCGTATTGACATTTGAAATTGCAAGGATATATAGAACTTATAACTATAAATCTTTAGTTAAGCAGATAGCAGGTAAATTAAGTGTTGTTTATGATGTGATATATATTTTATTGTCTATAATTATAATAGCAGTAATGTCTTCAGCTACTGGAGAAATTGTAAATAAAACATTGGGACTGTCCTATTGGGTGGGAGTAGGTGGAGTTGTAGTTTTGGTTGGTATCCTTAATTTTTATGGAAGTTGGCTAATTGAGAGGTTTGAAACATATGGAACAATAGCATTATATATAGGTTATATAATTTTTAGTGTAATAGTTATATCAAGCACAAGGGAAAATATACATAATGTATTTATCAATACAGATACTAGTTATATACAGGGAAGTATAGGGATTGGAACTGTGCTCTGGACTGGGATAGTATATGTGGGATATAATGTCGTAGTTTATCCAGCAACTCTTTTTACACTTGAACGACAGACAAAGAGAAGAGAAACTATAATATCGGGAATAATTTCAGGAGTCCTTATGACCATACCTTGGTTTATGACATATTTTTCTATTATGGGATATTATCCTTCGAAGGATATACTTGAAGCTGGAGTTCCATGGCTAGGGATGCTTCAAAAGGCTGGAGGGTCATGGGTAATTGCAGTATTTGGAATGGTCATGGGCTGGACTTTTATAGAAACATCCACAGGAATACTCCATGCACTTGCGGAAAGAATAGATGGAGGACTTAGAGAAATAGGAAAAAAGACTATGACAAATTCTCAAAAAGCAGGGCTTACAGTAGGTGTATTAATATTTGCAATGGGACTTTCTAAAATAGGAATAGTAGATCTCATAAGCAAGGGATATACTTTAATGGCATATGGAATGATATTGGTATATGCTATTCCATTATTGACAATAGGTCTTTATAAAATAATCAAACATGATAAAAAAACAAGGATTTTGTAA